A region of Streptomyces sp. R44 DNA encodes the following proteins:
- a CDS encoding alpha/beta fold hydrolase, producing the protein MVSIKSGRRRLMTGVAASLTAGLALGAFTLGGTANGADETAEADRHTKPTIVLEHGAFADGSSWNGVIEELRADGYPVIATANPLRGPASDAAALRTVLDHVKGPKILVGHSYGGNVISQAAGDDPEVKALVYVAAFLPAPGESALELTNKFPGSTLPDTLDPVTYQQADGSTATDLYIRQDKFHQQFAADVPAEQAALMAAAQRPIAQAALGEKATTAAWKTKPTWDIVTTRDLNIPADVQRFMAKRAHARTTEIAASHSVAVSHPRLVADVIERAARTTVR; encoded by the coding sequence GTGGTGAGCATCAAGAGTGGACGCAGGCGACTGATGACCGGCGTGGCCGCGTCACTCACAGCGGGGCTCGCGCTCGGCGCGTTCACCCTCGGCGGCACCGCCAACGGCGCGGACGAGACCGCCGAGGCCGACAGGCACACCAAGCCGACGATCGTCCTGGAACACGGCGCCTTCGCCGACGGCTCCAGCTGGAACGGCGTCATCGAGGAGCTGCGCGCCGACGGCTATCCCGTCATCGCCACAGCCAACCCGCTACGTGGCCCCGCCTCCGACGCCGCCGCCCTGCGCACGGTCCTCGACCACGTGAAGGGCCCCAAGATCCTCGTCGGCCATTCCTACGGCGGCAACGTCATCAGCCAGGCCGCCGGCGACGACCCCGAGGTCAAGGCCCTCGTCTACGTCGCCGCCTTCCTTCCGGCCCCCGGCGAGAGCGCCCTCGAACTCACCAACAAGTTCCCGGGCTCCACTCTCCCCGACACCCTCGACCCGGTGACCTACCAGCAGGCCGACGGGTCCACCGCGACCGACCTGTACATCCGGCAGGACAAGTTCCACCAGCAGTTCGCCGCCGACGTCCCCGCGGAGCAGGCGGCCCTCATGGCCGCTGCGCAGCGCCCGATCGCCCAGGCCGCCCTCGGAGAGAAGGCCACCACGGCCGCCTGGAAGACGAAGCCCACGTGGGACATCGTCACCACGCGCGACCTCAACATCCCCGCGGACGTACAGCGCTTCATGGCCAAGCGCGCCCACGCCCGAACCACCGAGATCGCCGCCTCGCACTCGGTCGCGGTGTCCCACCCCCGCCTCGTCGCGGACGTCATCGAGCGGGCCGCCCGCACCACCGTCCGCTGA
- a CDS encoding IS110 family transposase — protein MDVFCGIDWAEGHHDVALVDDTGKLLAKCRINDDLDGYRLLLDLLAEHGDTAETPIPVAIETSRGLLVATLRQGLRKIYAVNPMAASRYRDRHGVSRKKSDPGDALVLANIIRTDAPTHRTLPADADLAQAVAVLARAQQDAVWNRQQVANHLRSLLREYFPAMIEAFKDKPGTLTRPDARRILAVAPTPALAAKLQMWKLTAMLRRAGRRRGIEADAERIQQFFREEAPRQLPLVEDAMGDAMGKQAPALLLQLDAACEAVDDLARATEEAFRSHPDAAIMLSFPGIGPQVGARILGEIGDDRSRFATAGGLKAYAGSAPITRASGKRRYVGRRFVKNNRLNHVGHLWAFASLSGSSGADSHYRRRRAGGDWHMQALRHLFNRMLGQLHHCLLARVPFDEAIAFPSEPQAAATATA, from the coding sequence ATGGACGTGTTCTGCGGGATCGACTGGGCGGAGGGACACCACGACGTCGCGCTCGTGGACGACACCGGCAAGCTGCTGGCCAAGTGCCGGATCAACGACGACCTGGACGGCTACCGACTGCTGCTGGACCTCCTGGCCGAGCACGGTGACACCGCCGAGACGCCGATCCCGGTGGCCATTGAGACCAGCCGCGGCCTGTTGGTCGCAACGCTGAGGCAGGGCCTTCGGAAGATTTACGCGGTCAACCCGATGGCTGCCTCCCGCTACCGCGACCGCCACGGAGTCAGCCGCAAGAAGTCCGACCCCGGCGACGCCCTGGTCCTCGCGAACATCATCCGCACGGACGCGCCGACGCACCGCACTTTGCCCGCCGACGCCGACCTGGCCCAGGCCGTCGCTGTCCTGGCCCGGGCGCAGCAGGACGCGGTCTGGAACCGGCAGCAGGTCGCCAATCACCTGCGGTCCCTCCTCAGGGAGTACTTCCCGGCGATGATCGAGGCATTCAAGGACAAGCCGGGAACCCTGACCCGCCCCGATGCTCGCCGCATCCTCGCCGTCGCACCCACGCCTGCCCTGGCCGCCAAGCTGCAGATGTGGAAGCTGACGGCCATGCTCCGGCGAGCCGGCCGCCGCCGAGGTATCGAAGCCGACGCCGAACGAATCCAGCAGTTCTTCCGCGAGGAGGCCCCTCGGCAGCTGCCCCTCGTCGAGGACGCCATGGGCGACGCCATGGGCAAGCAGGCACCGGCCCTGCTGCTGCAGCTGGACGCGGCCTGCGAGGCGGTCGATGACCTGGCGCGTGCCACCGAGGAGGCATTTCGCTCGCACCCGGACGCGGCGATCATGCTGAGCTTCCCGGGGATCGGCCCCCAGGTCGGTGCCCGCATTCTGGGCGAGATCGGCGACGACAGGAGCCGGTTTGCCACGGCCGGAGGGCTGAAGGCGTACGCCGGCTCGGCCCCGATCACCCGGGCCTCCGGCAAACGCCGCTACGTCGGACGCCGGTTCGTCAAGAACAACCGGCTCAACCACGTCGGCCACCTGTGGGCCTTCGCCTCCCTCAGCGGTTCATCCGGTGCGGACTCCCACTACCGGCGCCGCCGGGCAGGTGGGGACTGGCACATGCAGGCCCTGCGGCACCTGTTCAACCGGATGCTCGGCCAGCTCCACCACTGCCTCCTGGCACGCGTCCCATTCGATGAAGCAATCGCCTTCCCCTCAGAGCCCCAGGCAGCAGCGACAGCTACTGCGTGA
- a CDS encoding SsgA family sporulation/cell division regulator, whose translation MSLDIERVLGLSARQAIRAEFRFSPEAPLAVGVELLVQGGPRVLWRIGRDLLHQGLRSATGFGDVRMWPSPSEEPATAWLQLTSRETAALFEIPVRPLAEWLECTYGLVPAGREVDMIDWAVTAADLLRRPTSDSD comes from the coding sequence TTGAGCTTGGACATCGAGCGGGTGCTGGGCCTCTCTGCCCGACAGGCCATCAGGGCTGAGTTCCGGTTCTCGCCGGAGGCCCCCCTGGCCGTGGGGGTGGAGTTACTCGTCCAGGGCGGCCCGCGCGTGCTGTGGCGGATCGGCCGCGACCTCCTGCACCAGGGACTGCGCTCGGCGACGGGCTTCGGCGACGTACGGATGTGGCCGTCGCCGTCCGAGGAGCCGGCCACCGCATGGCTTCAGCTGACCTCCAGGGAGACGGCGGCCCTGTTCGAGATACCCGTGCGCCCGCTGGCGGAGTGGCTGGAGTGCACCTACGGGCTCGTTCCCGCCGGTCGCGAGGTCGACATGATCGACTGGGCGGTGACTGCCGCGGACTTGCTTCGGAGACCCACGTCGGACTCCGACTGA
- the msrA gene encoding peptide-methionine (S)-S-oxide reductase MsrA, whose protein sequence is MSDVSEERALLAGGCFWGMEELIRSLPGVVRTRVGYTGDDDKPRPTYRDHGRHAESIEIAFDPSVTDYRTILEYFFQIHDPTTRNRQGNDVGLSYRSAIYYVDDEQRHVAQQTIADVEASGLWPGPVVTEVEPAGAFWEAEPEHQDYLQRYPDGYTCHFPRPNWRLPRREAS, encoded by the coding sequence ATGAGTGACGTCTCGGAGGAGAGAGCGCTGCTGGCGGGTGGGTGTTTCTGGGGCATGGAGGAGCTGATCCGGTCGCTTCCCGGAGTGGTACGCACCCGGGTGGGTTACACCGGCGACGACGACAAGCCCCGTCCCACCTACCGCGACCACGGGAGGCACGCGGAGTCGATCGAGATCGCCTTCGACCCCTCGGTCACCGACTACCGCACGATCCTGGAGTACTTCTTCCAGATCCACGACCCCACCACGAGGAACCGCCAGGGCAACGACGTGGGGCTCAGCTACCGCTCCGCCATCTACTACGTCGACGACGAGCAGCGGCACGTCGCTCAGCAGACCATCGCCGACGTCGAAGCCTCCGGACTGTGGCCGGGACCGGTCGTGACCGAGGTCGAGCCGGCGGGTGCGTTCTGGGAGGCCGAGCCGGAGCACCAGGACTACCTCCAGCGCTATCCGGACGGCTACACCTGCCACTTCCCGCGCCCGAACTGGCGCCTGCCCAGGCGCGAAGCGTCCTGA
- a CDS encoding SsgA family sporulation/cell division regulator, whose translation MRARSTPEQLAPLHLGIDQLLDEFTRLPMRAKFHFDPEMAAVITVEFLAQRGPSLIWHIGRELLHRGVSSMSGACDVRMWPTLDRERPSSWLLLESEEVEALFEVPAAPLTEWLAATYQMVPAEREMDGLNWDAFLMGLLDGPGTPTG comes from the coding sequence TTGCGAGCGCGTTCCACGCCCGAGCAATTGGCGCCGCTCCACCTGGGCATCGACCAGTTGCTCGACGAGTTCACCCGGCTGCCGATGCGGGCGAAGTTCCACTTCGACCCGGAGATGGCCGCGGTGATCACGGTCGAGTTCCTGGCTCAGCGCGGGCCCAGTCTCATCTGGCACATCGGCCGTGAACTCCTGCACCGGGGTGTGTCGTCCATGAGCGGGGCCTGCGACGTGCGGATGTGGCCGACGCTGGACCGAGAGCGGCCCTCGTCGTGGCTGCTCCTGGAGTCCGAGGAGGTGGAGGCCCTGTTCGAGGTGCCCGCCGCGCCGCTGACGGAATGGCTGGCAGCCACGTACCAGATGGTCCCAGCCGAGCGGGAGATGGACGGCCTGAACTGGGACGCCTTCCTCATGGGCCTGCTCGACGGGCCGGGTACGCCGACCGGATGA
- a CDS encoding alpha/beta fold hydrolase, protein MINRRTFSKAVGLGTGAAAVSLSGLQTDAFAASASYGPGGTQGPTVPSITPGTHTEFRRYKQVKAGVLDIGYAEAGPAHGPVVLCLHGWPYDIHSFVDVAPLLADLGYRVIVPYLRGHGSTRFLSPRTPRTSEQSAIALDIIALMDALKIDRAVLAGFDWGSRTADIIAALWPERVKALVSTSGYLITDRKMQLEPAAPAVEHNWWYQWYFATDRGKKAMEDEEQRIALCRFVWTLVSPNWNFDDATYARTAEAFKNPDYAAIVLFNYRWRIGLIDGEARYDRYEKQLAAQPPIQVPTVTLDAALDPFTAPGDGSSYRGHFTGPYAHRTVANIGHNLPQEAPTAFAQAVVDADHL, encoded by the coding sequence ATGATCAACAGGCGTACCTTCAGCAAGGCCGTCGGCCTGGGCACCGGCGCGGCGGCCGTCTCGCTGTCCGGCCTGCAGACCGACGCGTTCGCCGCGAGCGCCTCGTACGGGCCCGGCGGCACGCAGGGGCCCACCGTGCCGAGCATCACCCCTGGCACACACACGGAATTCCGGAGGTACAAGCAGGTCAAGGCCGGTGTCCTCGACATCGGTTACGCCGAGGCCGGCCCCGCGCACGGCCCGGTTGTCCTCTGCCTGCACGGCTGGCCGTACGACATCCACAGCTTCGTCGACGTCGCCCCGCTCCTCGCCGACCTGGGCTACCGCGTCATCGTTCCCTATCTCCGCGGCCACGGCAGCACCCGCTTCCTGTCTCCCCGTACTCCCCGTACGTCCGAGCAGTCCGCCATCGCGCTCGACATCATCGCCCTGATGGACGCCCTGAAGATCGACAGGGCCGTCCTTGCCGGCTTCGACTGGGGCTCGCGTACCGCGGACATCATCGCGGCGCTGTGGCCGGAGCGCGTCAAGGCCCTGGTGTCCACGAGCGGATACCTCATCACCGATCGCAAGATGCAGCTGGAACCGGCCGCCCCGGCCGTCGAGCACAACTGGTGGTACCAGTGGTACTTCGCCACCGACCGCGGCAAGAAGGCGATGGAGGACGAGGAGCAGCGCATCGCGCTGTGCCGGTTCGTGTGGACGCTCGTCTCCCCCAACTGGAACTTCGACGACGCCACGTACGCGCGCACCGCCGAGGCCTTCAAGAACCCCGACTACGCCGCCATCGTCCTGTTCAACTACCGCTGGCGCATCGGTCTGATCGACGGGGAGGCCCGCTACGACCGGTACGAGAAGCAGCTCGCCGCCCAGCCTCCCATCCAGGTCCCCACCGTCACCCTCGACGCCGCCCTCGACCCCTTCACGGCGCCGGGGGACGGCTCGTCCTACCGCGGCCACTTCACCGGCCCCTACGCACATCGCACTGTGGCGAACATCGGCCACAACCTGCCGCAGGAGGCTCCCACCGCCTTCGCCCAGGCGGTGGTCGACGCCGATCACCTCTGA